GTGAAGAACTCGTCGCCGGGCAGTCCGACGCTCAGGTTGCCGATGCCGAGGGTGAGCACACCGAGCGCGACGACCGTACCGATCCAGGTGGTCCGGGGTCGCCGGCCGACGAAGCCGGCCACCTTCGCCCAGCCGCGGTGGTCCTCGGCCACGTCATGGGTGACCTGGTCCGCCGAGTAACGCGGCACGAACGGCCAGAACAGCCACCTGCCGAAGAGTACGAGCACCGCCGGCAGCAGCGTGGTCATCGCGATGAGGGTGGCGGCGACCCCGACCGCGCCGACCGGACCGAGGCCCCGGGTCGAGGGAAGCTGCGCGGCGAGCAGGCACAGCAGCCCGGCCACCACGGTGGCGGCGGAGGCGCAGATCGCGGGGAACGACCGGCGCAGTGCCATTTCCATCGCCTCGTGGCGATCCCGGTGCCGCCGCAGCTCCTCGCGGTACCGCGCGATGATCAACAGTGCGTAGTCCACCCCGACCCCGAAGACCAGCACGGTCAGGATGTTCTGGCTCTGCAGGTCGATGACGAGTCCACCGTGCTTGGCGAGCAGGTAGACCACGGCACTGGCCACCTGACTGGCCACCCCGGCGGTGATCAACGGGATGAGCCAGAGCACCGGGCTGCGGTAGGTGATCAGCAGTAGCAGCGCCACCGCGCTGATGGTGGCCAGCAGCAGGGTGTGGTCCATCCCCCCGAACGCGTCGAACATGTCGTCGTCGGCTCCGGCGGATCCGGTCAGCGCGGTCCGCAGGCCGTCCGGCACACCGTCCGCCAACCGCTCCTTCACCTCACCGACTGCCGCCGACTGTGCGTCGCCGTCACCGGCGAGGGGAAAGGAGAGCAGCAGCGCCCGGCCGTCCTCGCTGGGCACCTCGGGTGGCACCACGCCACCGTCGGCGTACCGGACAAAGGCCGCCCGGTCGGTCGCGACCTTCGCCCGGTCCGCCTCGCTGAGACCGGCCTCCCGGGCGTAGACGACCACCGCCACCAGGCCGTCCGGCTCGGGGAACGCCGCCTCGGCCCGCTCGATCGCCCGGCTCGTCTCGGCCCCGCCGGGCAGCGCGCCCAGGTTGTCGTTGTTCTGCACCTCGCCGAGCTTGAGTGCGAGCGGGCCGACCAGTGCCGCGAGCACGACCCACAGGGCCAGCATCGCGAACTTGGCGCGCCGGCCGGATGGTATTCCGACCATTCGGTGCCTGGACATGAAGCGTTCCTCCCGGAACCTCGTAGGACTGCCTGCTGACCGGCGGAAGCGCCCAGGCCCTCGTGGCCACGGTCATGGCATCGATCCAACGGGCTCGTGGCGTCGGCGGCAGGGGTGTCACGTTCCCAACGGGGGTGGTCCTAGCACCACAGATCCGGGCCGACTGATCCACCAGAATGGGCCCATGCACAGCTCCCTCGCCGAACGGCTGGAACGGCTACAACCGTGGCTCCGCCGCCGCCTCATCCAGGGTGGCCAGGCGCTGCTGCTCGCCGTACTGTCGGTCAGCGCCAACATCGCGCTGCTGGTCCTGTCGGTGCTGGCACTCGCCTTCACCGTGCTCGGCGCCGGGCTGTTCGCCTTTCCGGCGGTGACCCTCGCGGTACGCGACCTCGCCAACCTGAACCGGCGGATCGCCGCGCAGTGGACCGGCACCGAGATCCCGGCGCCGTACCGACCGGAGCCGGCCGGGGCGGGCCTCTGGGGCCGGTACCGGTGGGTGGTCACCGACCCGGCGACCTGGCGGGACCTGCGCTGGCTGGTGGTGTCGATCCCGGTCGGCCTGGTGCTGGGCCTGCTTCCGCTCTGCCTGGTGGGCTACGGCCTGGAGGGCCTCATCGGCGTACCGGTGCTGCTCTGGTCCCTCGACGTCTGGTACGGGTACGCCACGACCTGGCCGATCGACAGCGTGTTCGAGGCGGTGCTCTCGGTGCCGCAGGGCGCCCTGCTGGTGTTCCTCGGCGGGTTCCTGGCCCAGCGGATCCACCAGTTGCACGCCGGGTTCATCCGCGCGCTGCTGGCCCCCACCCCGACGGCGCTGCTGACCCAACGGGTACAGCGGCTCACCGAGACCCGGTCCGACGCGATGGACGCGCAGGCCGCCGAGCTACGCCGGATCGAGCGGGACCTGCACGACGGCGCCCAGGCCCGGCTGGTGGCCCTGAGCATGAACATCGGGCTGGCCGAGGCGTTGATGGCCCGGGATCCCGAGGCGGCCCAGCAGCTGATGGCGGAGGCCCGGGAGGCCAGCGGCGAGGCGCTGGGCGAGCTGCGGGACCTCGTCCGGGGCATCCATCCTCCGGTGCTCGCCGAACGCGGGCTGGACGGCGCGGTGCGGGCCCTCGCCATGAAGCTGCCGCTCTTCATCGACGTCGACGTCGACCTGCCGGGCCGACCACAGGCCCCGGTCGAGTCGGCGGTCTACTTCGCGGTGGCCGAACTGCTGGCCAACGTCGCCAAGCACAGCCACGCCGAGGAGGCCTGGGTACGGCTCAGGCACGGCGACGGACGGCTCGTCGCGGTGGTCGCGGACGGTGGCCTCGGCGGTGCCGATCCGGCAGCCGGAAGTGGCCTGCGGGGGATCGAACGACGGCTCGCCGCCTTTGATGGCACGATGTCCGTGGCCAGCCCGCCCGGCGGGCCCACGACCGTGACCATGGAGCTGCCGTGCGAGTTGTCATCGCCGAAGACCTCGCCCTACTCAGAGACGGGATAACCCGACTGCTCCAGGCGTTCGACTTCGAGGTCGTCGCGGCCGTCGACAACGGGCCGGCGCTGCTGCCGGCGCTGATCGAGCATCGGCCCGACGTGGCGGTGGTCGACGTACGGCTGCCGCCCACCTTCACCGACGAGGGGCTCCAGGCGGCGATCCAGGCCCGGGCGCGGATTCCCGGGCTGCCGATCCTGGTCCTGTCCCAACACGTCGAACAGCTCTACGCCCGTGAGCTGCTGGCCGACCGCAGCGGCGCGATCGGCTACCTGCTCAAGGACCGGGTCTCCAACGTCGGCCAGTTCGTCGACGCGGTGCGCCAGGTCGCCAACGGCGGCACCGTGATGGATCCGGAGGTGATCGGCCAACTGCTGGCCAAGCATGCCGGCACCGAGCCACTGCACCCCCTCACCGCGCGGGAACGCGAGGTCCTCGGCCTGATGGCGGAGGGCCGCTCGAATGCGGCGATCGCCGGTCGGCTCTTCGTCACCGAGAAGGCGGTCAGCAAGCACATCAACAGCATCTTCAGCAAGCTGGGCATGCCACCGTCCGACGACGACAACCGACGGGTGCTGGCGGTCCTGACCTACCTGAACGCCTGAACGGTCCCGCCGGCCGCCCGCCCCGACGGTGCCGATCATCCACTGTGCCCAATGGTATTGATCAGCATAATTCGCTACCATCCGCCATCAGTGCCTTACTCGGCGCAGATGGTGTGATCATGCTGATCGTCGGTCACGGCGGTCACCGCCGCCCGTCCGCGCCGCAGACCACGCCCGCGTTCCGACGGAGGGATTCGTGATGACGGACAGCCGGCAGGTAACCGCCCGACCGTACCCGTTCGCCGCTCCCGACCGACTCAACCTCGATCCGCGCTACGCGCAACTGCGCCGGGACGAACCACTGTCCCGGGTACAGCTGCCGTTCGGCGAGGAGGCCTGGCTCGCCACCCGGTACGAAGACGTCCGGGTTGTGATGGGTGACGCCCGGTTCAGCCGCGCTCTCAGCGTCGGCCGCGACGAGCCCCGGACCATCCCACGGCAGCAGGACCTCGGCATGCTCAGGATGGATCCACCGGACCACACCCGGCTGCGCCGACTGGTGGCGAAGGCGTTCACCGCCCGCCGGGTCGAGCTGCTCCGCACCCGTGCCCAGCAGATCACCGACGAGCTGGTGGACGAGATGGTGAAGGCCGGTCCGCCGGCCGACCTGGTCGAGCAGTTCGCCACGCCGCTGCCGATCCAGGTCATCTGCGAACTGCTCGGGGTGCCGTTCGCCGACCGGGACAAGTTCCACACCTGGTCCGAGGCGATCGTCTCGACCACGTCGCTGGGAGTGGACCAGATCCAGGAGTATCTGAACAACCTCTGGGGCTACATCGGCGAGCTGGTCGCGGTGCGCCGCCGCGAGCCGGTCGACGACCTGCTCGGCGCGATGGTGCGGGCCCGGGACGAGAACGAGGACCGGCTCACCGAGGAGGAGTTGGTGCAACTCGCCGCCGGGCTGCTGGCGGCGGGACACGAGACGACGGTGACCCAGATCCCGAACTTCGTCTACGTGCTGCTGGAGCATCCGGCGGAACTGGCCCGGCTCCGGGCCGACCCCACCCTGGTGCCGTCCGCCGTGGAGGAGCTGATCCGGTTCGTACCGCTCGGCGTCGCCTCGGCCTTCCCCCGCTACGCGACGGAGGACATCGAGCTCGGCGGCGTGCTCGTCCGGGCCGGCGAGCCGGTGCTGCCCGCCGTCGGGTCGGCGAACCGGGACGGCGAGGTGTTCGCCGATCCGGACCGGCTGGACCTGGGTCGCGTTCCCAACCCCCACGTCGGCTTCGGCCACGGGGTGCACCACTGCATCGGCGCGCAGCTGGCCCGGATGGAGTTGCAGGTGGCGATCCACACCCTGGTCACCCGGCTGCCCGGACTGCGACTGGCGGTGCCGGAACCGGAGTTGACCTGGAAGAGCGGCCTGCTCGTACGCGGCCTGGCCGCGCTGCCGGTGACCTGGTGAGCACCGCCTGGCGGGTCAGCGTCGACCCGCACCGCTGCATCGGCGCGGGCATCTGCGCCGGCACCGCACCGCAGCACTTCCACCTGGTGGACGGGCTCTCGGCACCGCTGGCCGAGACGGTCCTCCCGGCCGATCCGGTGATCGACGCCGCGGAGTCCTGCCCGGTCGAGGCGATCACGGTGCAGGACGCCGGCGACCACCGGCTCATCGCACCCGAGCCGTGACCCGGGCCGGCGAACTGGTCCGACCGCGCCGGCCCGGAGCACTCCGGAGGATCGGCGCGGCCGGGCCGGTCGTCCGGCTCGGCACGACCGGGCCGGTCGCCCGTCGGAACCGCCGGCCGGTGGTCAGGTCAGCGCGTCGACCGGGGTCTTGATGAACTCGAGCAGCGCCTGGTTGACCTCGTCGGCGTGCGTCCACGGGATGCCGTGCGGCGCGCCCTTGATCGTCCGCAGTTGGCTGCTGGGCATCGCCGCGTGCATCCGCTGTCCGGTCACAGGGTACGGCAGGACCCGGTCCGCGTCGCCCTGGATGATCAGCGCCGGTACGTCGATCCGGGGCAGGTCCTGCCGGAAGTCGCTGAGCCAGGCGGGGATGGAGGCCACGGTACCGGTCGGCGAGGCGCTGACCGCGACGTTCCAGTTGGCCCGGATGACCTCGTCGCTGACCCGCTTACCCAGGTTCTCGTCGACGTTGTAGAAGTCGTTCATGAACGACGTCAGGTACGCGGGCCGGTCCGCCATCGCGCTCGTCATGAAGCCCTCGAAGAGGCTCTGGTCCACGCCCTCCGGGTTGTCCTCGGTCTTGAGCAGGTACGGCGGGATCGGCGAGACGAAGATTGCCCGGCTCACCCGGGCGGACCCGTAGTTGGCGATGTACCGGGTCACCTCCCCGGTGCCCATCGAGTGTCCGACCAGCACGATGTCGGTGAGGTCCAGCTCGTTGATCAGGATGCTGAGGTCGGCGGCGAAGGTGTCGTAGTCGTAACCCACCGCCGGCTGGCTGGACGTGCCGAACCCCCGCCGGTCGTAGGTGATCGTCCGGTAGCCCTCGTTGAGCAGGGCGGCGACCTGCTTCTCCCAGGCGGCGCCGCTGAGCGGGAAGCCGTGGATGAGCACCACCGGCTGCCCGGCGCCGTGATCCTCGTAGTGCAGATCAATGGGCGCGGAGTTCTCCACGCCGACAGTCAGATAGGGCACCCGACGCTCCTCTTCCCCCGTGTGTCCGCCCGGCGGGACGTCGTCGCGTCGACCGGCGGCGTGATGTGACGGGAGCCTCTCCCGCCATGGCGGCATTTACGCAGACAGTGGC
The nucleotide sequence above comes from Plantactinospora soyae. Encoded proteins:
- a CDS encoding MMPL family transporter; this encodes MSRHRMVGIPSGRRAKFAMLALWVVLAALVGPLALKLGEVQNNDNLGALPGGAETSRAIERAEAAFPEPDGLVAVVVYAREAGLSEADRAKVATDRAAFVRYADGGVVPPEVPSEDGRALLLSFPLAGDGDAQSAAVGEVKERLADGVPDGLRTALTGSAGADDDMFDAFGGMDHTLLLATISAVALLLLITYRSPVLWLIPLITAGVASQVASAVVYLLAKHGGLVIDLQSQNILTVLVFGVGVDYALLIIARYREELRRHRDRHEAMEMALRRSFPAICASAATVVAGLLCLLAAQLPSTRGLGPVGAVGVAATLIAMTTLLPAVLVLFGRWLFWPFVPRYSADQVTHDVAEDHRGWAKVAGFVGRRPRTTWIGTVVALGVLTLGIGNLSVGLPGDEFFTKEVGSVTGQRMIETHWAAGTLAPAEILASAGSADDVVRVAGAVDGIAEVGEPQRSADGRWVRVPAVLADDPGSRAAMESVDRLRDALATVSGADALVAGETAFQLDTEEVTNRDNRVVMPLILAVVFVILVLLLRALVAPLLLMISVVVSYVAALGAAGLVLDALGHPRLWVGIPLQAFLFLVALGVDYTIFLMTRAREEVAVLGHRRGVLHALTVTGGVITSAGVVLATTFAALGVLPLVPSVQTGVIIAVGVIIDTFLVRSLLIPALALHIGPRTWWPGRPARTTTEPVPPSLAPVGAAR
- a CDS encoding sensor histidine kinase encodes the protein MHSSLAERLERLQPWLRRRLIQGGQALLLAVLSVSANIALLVLSVLALAFTVLGAGLFAFPAVTLAVRDLANLNRRIAAQWTGTEIPAPYRPEPAGAGLWGRYRWVVTDPATWRDLRWLVVSIPVGLVLGLLPLCLVGYGLEGLIGVPVLLWSLDVWYGYATTWPIDSVFEAVLSVPQGALLVFLGGFLAQRIHQLHAGFIRALLAPTPTALLTQRVQRLTETRSDAMDAQAAELRRIERDLHDGAQARLVALSMNIGLAEALMARDPEAAQQLMAEAREASGEALGELRDLVRGIHPPVLAERGLDGAVRALAMKLPLFIDVDVDLPGRPQAPVESAVYFAVAELLANVAKHSHAEEAWVRLRHGDGRLVAVVADGGLGGADPAAGSGLRGIERRLAAFDGTMSVASPPGGPTTVTMELPCELSSPKTSPYSETG
- a CDS encoding LuxR C-terminal-related transcriptional regulator: MRVVIAEDLALLRDGITRLLQAFDFEVVAAVDNGPALLPALIEHRPDVAVVDVRLPPTFTDEGLQAAIQARARIPGLPILVLSQHVEQLYARELLADRSGAIGYLLKDRVSNVGQFVDAVRQVANGGTVMDPEVIGQLLAKHAGTEPLHPLTAREREVLGLMAEGRSNAAIAGRLFVTEKAVSKHINSIFSKLGMPPSDDDNRRVLAVLTYLNA
- a CDS encoding cytochrome P450, producing the protein MTDSRQVTARPYPFAAPDRLNLDPRYAQLRRDEPLSRVQLPFGEEAWLATRYEDVRVVMGDARFSRALSVGRDEPRTIPRQQDLGMLRMDPPDHTRLRRLVAKAFTARRVELLRTRAQQITDELVDEMVKAGPPADLVEQFATPLPIQVICELLGVPFADRDKFHTWSEAIVSTTSLGVDQIQEYLNNLWGYIGELVAVRRREPVDDLLGAMVRARDENEDRLTEEELVQLAAGLLAAGHETTVTQIPNFVYVLLEHPAELARLRADPTLVPSAVEELIRFVPLGVASAFPRYATEDIELGGVLVRAGEPVLPAVGSANRDGEVFADPDRLDLGRVPNPHVGFGHGVHHCIGAQLARMELQVAIHTLVTRLPGLRLAVPEPELTWKSGLLVRGLAALPVTW
- a CDS encoding ferredoxin; the encoded protein is MSTAWRVSVDPHRCIGAGICAGTAPQHFHLVDGLSAPLAETVLPADPVIDAAESCPVEAITVQDAGDHRLIAPEP
- a CDS encoding alpha/beta fold hydrolase, with protein sequence MPYLTVGVENSAPIDLHYEDHGAGQPVVLIHGFPLSGAAWEKQVAALLNEGYRTITYDRRGFGTSSQPAVGYDYDTFAADLSILINELDLTDIVLVGHSMGTGEVTRYIANYGSARVSRAIFVSPIPPYLLKTEDNPEGVDQSLFEGFMTSAMADRPAYLTSFMNDFYNVDENLGKRVSDEVIRANWNVAVSASPTGTVASIPAWLSDFRQDLPRIDVPALIIQGDADRVLPYPVTGQRMHAAMPSSQLRTIKGAPHGIPWTHADEVNQALLEFIKTPVDALT